In Salvelinus alpinus chromosome 22, SLU_Salpinus.1, whole genome shotgun sequence, one genomic interval encodes:
- the LOC139548842 gene encoding myb/SANT-like DNA-binding domain-containing protein 4 isoform X3, producing the protein MATRAAYFSPSEAQILMEAYEEVKDIIKKKGNTATVIKQREKAWQSIADRLNALNMNGPKRTWQQVKIKYKNILQNAVKKNTHRQGTGGGSPKADLTPAEDMALELNKGRPVLEGIPGGKETSIGSSQDATRFIQVSGSTVFLLEPPAQAPDDADPGEGPSAAATAHDGDDDEEETISLDSRRHEDPDAIQWENQPGNISSQAIRKLYGNHLRRQIELADIDIQYKKKKMENLALESEIKKRTIRKLDLEIKKLERELQEDDTAQNKN; encoded by the exons atggcaactagagccgcgtacttttccccgtcggaagcacaaatcctcatggaggcatacgaggaggtaaaagatataattaagaagaaaggcaacaccgccacagtgataaagcaaagagaaaaagcgtggcaaagtattgcagaccgcctgaatgc attaaacatgaacgggccaaaacggacatggcagcaggtcaaaatcaaatacaagaacattctgcagaatg cagtgaaaaagaatacccacagacaaggcacgggtggtgggtcaccaaaggctgaccttaccccagcagaggacatggccttggagctaaataaaggcaggcccgtcttagaggggatccctggggggaaagagacgagcataggttcctcccaagatgccacccgcttcattcaag tgtctggcagcactgtgttcctgttagagccaccagcacaagcaccagacgatgctgatcca ggtgaaggccccagtgcagcagcaacagcacatgatggagacgatgatgaggaggagaccatctctctggattccagaaggcatgag gacccagatgctatacagtgggaaaaccagcctggcaacata agctcacaagctatcagaaagttgtatggcaaccacctccggcgccaaatagaactggcagacatagacattcagtacaagaagaaaaagatggaaaatcttgcactggagtccgaaataaaaaagaggacaattaggaaactggaccttgaaataaaaaaacttgagagggag ctccaagaagatgacacagctcaaaataaaaattag
- the LOC139548842 gene encoding myb/SANT-like DNA-binding domain-containing protein 4 isoform X2: protein MATRAAYFSPSEAQILMEAYEEVKDIIKKKGNTATVIKQREKAWQSIADRLNALNMNGPKRTWQQVKIKYKNILQNAVKKNTHRQGTGGGSPKADLTPAEDMALELNKGRPVLEGIPGGKETSIGSSQDATRFIQVSGSTVFLLEPPAQAPDDADPGEGPSAAATAHDGDDDEEETISLDSRRHEDPDAIQWENQPGNISSQAIRKLYGNHLRRQIELADIDIQYKKKKMENLALESEIKKRTIRKLDLEIKKLEREVRYAFNVHCMLTVTQMY, encoded by the exons atggcaactagagccgcgtacttttccccgtcggaagcacaaatcctcatggaggcatacgaggaggtaaaagatataattaagaagaaaggcaacaccgccacagtgataaagcaaagagaaaaagcgtggcaaagtattgcagaccgcctgaatgc attaaacatgaacgggccaaaacggacatggcagcaggtcaaaatcaaatacaagaacattctgcagaatg cagtgaaaaagaatacccacagacaaggcacgggtggtgggtcaccaaaggctgaccttaccccagcagaggacatggccttggagctaaataaaggcaggcccgtcttagaggggatccctggggggaaagagacgagcataggttcctcccaagatgccacccgcttcattcaag tgtctggcagcactgtgttcctgttagagccaccagcacaagcaccagacgatgctgatcca ggtgaaggccccagtgcagcagcaacagcacatgatggagacgatgatgaggaggagaccatctctctggattccagaaggcatgag gacccagatgctatacagtgggaaaaccagcctggcaacata agctcacaagctatcagaaagttgtatggcaaccacctccggcgccaaatagaactggcagacatagacattcagtacaagaagaaaaagatggaaaatcttgcactggagtccgaaataaaaaagaggacaattaggaaactggaccttgaaataaaaaaacttgagagggaggtgagatatgccttcaatgtacactgtatgctaactgtaacacaaatgtattaa
- the LOC139548842 gene encoding putative nuclease HARBI1 isoform X1, which yields MKAQNCVFLSALTMACPFVRDVVDEEALVLRRAFRRERVFRDRLDPLAFPDDHLYERYRFSADGIRYLCRLLGPRIKHRTARSHALSVEQMVCVALRFFASGAFLYSVGDAEQLNKATICRTIRSVCLAIKALADVFISFPGHRRLCDIKEEFYRIAGFPNVIGAVDCTHIRIKAPSGAHEADFVNRKSFHSINVQMVCNADCVISNVVAKWPGSVHDSRIFRASEIYQCLSQGEFSGVLLGDRGYGCQPFLLTPFTDPQEAQQAYNHAHARTRARVEMTFGLLKARFHCLHKLRVSPVRACDITVACAVLHNVACLRKERAPRVPPAMDWDNPAIFPDDDSGRLLRDQYALNYFS from the exons atgaaggcccaaaattgtgtgttcctttctgctctgacaatggcatgcccattcgtgcgagatgtggtggatgaagaagcacttgtgctgaggagagccttcaggcgagaaagggtcttcagggaccggttggacccactggccttccctgatgaccatctatatgaaagatacaggttttctgcagatggcatcaggtatctatgcagactactgggtcccaggattaagcaccgcactgcacggagccatgcactgagtgtggagcaaatggtttgtgtggccttgcgcttttttgctagtggagccttcctgtactcagtgggggatgcagaacagctgaacaaggccacaatttgccgcacaataaggagtgtgtgtctggctatcaaagcattagcagatgtcttcatctccttccctggccacagaagactctgtgacatcaaagaggagttctataggattgcag gtttccccaatgtcattggtgcagtggactgcacacacataaggataaaagccccctcaggtgcccatgaggccgattttgtgaataggaaatcctttcacagcattaatgttcag atggtctgcaatgctgactgtgtgatcagcaatgttgtggcaaaatggcctggctcagtccatgactccagaatctttcgggcctctgaaatctatcagtgcctatcacaag gtgaattctctggtgtgttgctgggagacagggggtatggctgccagccttttctcctgacacctttcacagacccccaggaagcacagcaggcctacaaccatgcccatgccaggaccagggccagagttgaaatgacctttggcctcctgaaggcacgctttcactgccttcacaaattaagggtcagccctgttagggcatgtgatattaccgtggcttgtgctgtcctccacaatgtggcctgcctgaggaaggagagggcccccagagtgccaccagccatggactgggacaatccggcaatcttccctgatgacgacagtggtcggctgctgagggaccaatatgcgttgaattattttagttag